AACTTGTGAGTGACAGCATTTTTGTTCCGTTTTCCCTTGGCCAACCCCATATAAAAATTCTAATGTtggcgaaaaaaaaaattagattaaaatcaTGAAGCGTACGTGAGAGTAACGTGACTACCTAAATTAACCTTTTCACTGTCTCTTCAAGTCTTGTACTTTCATGTATTGTTCTCTCTTCTCTAATGGAGAAAATGTGAAAATTAGGGTTGATTATAATTAACATAGTGTCTCTTGCCTTATACCTTTACAAATTTTCCAAAGCACttaaaaattactaatttattttcacatagCTGGATCATCAAGACTTTCCGAGTAAGAATAATCTTTGATCCACACctgaataataaaaaacatcTACACTTTTTTGGCaaagtaaaaacaacaaaagaaactGAAAGTACGTGTTATCACacagaaaattataaatggttTCAAAGTTTCCTTATTCAAATCATAAAAACATCGGATAATAGAACTCTTTAACGACGAATCTTACAACTAGTTTTGAGCTCTTCCGGTGGCTTGTCCCCAGCAAATCCAGCATCAACCCATGCAGAGTAGCCTCCTCCCATATTCACAATATGCTTAAATCCCTTCGTTTATAAAATCATATGTCATGTTGTTATATTGATAAGCAATCACCGCAAGATTAGAGTGATTATATTATAAAGGACTAAACATAAACTTAAAACGTACCGAATCAAGTAAGTCAACGCTGGCTCGGAGTGATCTTCCTCCGCTGTTGCAAGCCTGAATTTGTCATCCATTATCACAAATCGCATTCAGAAACTTTGGATTTTGTTGTATATTTAGAAACTTAAAGGCTACATGTTTCTCACCACAATCAAATGATCCTCATTCTCGCATATTGCTGCCACCTGCTCAACAAAATCTGGATTTTTCACCCGTCCTGTTCAGTTGCATGTAAGAAAAATTGTCAATCATAAAATGTTTGCAGCGCGAAATACAAAAGATTCACATTTGATGAGATAACAACCCCAGATTTTGATACTTTTAGACTGCCCCTTTAAACTCATTTTACCTGCTTCTGTGATGAACATGTAGGGGACATTATAAGCATTCTCAGCATGGCTTTTATTGAATTCCTCAACTGACCTATTTTAGGGGCAAAAGAAAGAACATCGGTTAGTTCCcaaacaatttttcaaatacAGAAGGAAACTGGGGAAATTTAAACCTTTTGCTACCTCACATCCAGATAACGATAATCTGATGAATTTAGCAGATTTTTAGCAGCATGGACATCTATGGTTACAACATTTTGATGACTGCAAATAGGGAGAAATCAGAACTGTGAGCTATTTAATGAAATGTAATGTAAAAGCCAGAAGTGGGGttgattatatttaatgaaGTAAATTTCATGTATCTTATTTTCATATTCAGAAACACTTAAAGCAATGTTTTTCTTAAGTGATTCATATTCAGAAACGCTTACTCCTTGGGGGCATCCATTCCTTTCTCTATTGACAGAGTTTACATCCATTGCCAAACTTGTATGAAGTGTATTTATGCTGTGAAAACCTAGCTTTTCTATAGGCAAGTGTTGTCACTAAGTTGACCTTTTCATtgatatactttatttttttgtttacaaaTACTCTCAATTGTACATTGACATATTCACGAACATGTGGCGTGCAAGCCAAGTATGaaactattttagaaaaatggCAACAAGCtctcattttataattttcttatgggtgttgctccctccaccaccaccctatacttcctccacctccccacgttattttaaatacaattatatctttaagttaaaaagatttttacttttaccctatttttaaataatttgaaaccctaattttactttcccagcacccatCCACGGAACTCTCTTCCTCTTTTCCCATTTTcatttcacctccccacctcccgcatttccattcctttttcttcccagtttttttttggtttgaaagcttccattgcgccgtggtgtgaaggacgtcgccgccgtggtgtggaggaacatcgagaagcgtccagagcatcaaccagcgtgaggaagtatacatcaacggaaGTGACatcggatgtcaacatccgtttaaggtaaaacggatgtcgacatccgttttttccttaaacggatgttgacatccgttgaaggatgttgacatccgttgaaggatgttgacatccgttgaaggatgttgacatccgttggaggatgttgacatccgttgaaggatgttgacattatgtcacctccgtttacgttttttatttcaaggtttttCGAATACGATGAAGCACGACACGCACTGCAtcactccacgcactgcaccacgagagcgacactgcaccacgagagggagattgcttgataattctttccaccaccaccaacctttgcaacttgtagtatctcacaacgacgaaagaaagagagaaagaaatataatgttaaaatgaaagaaaaatattttattcatgtacgggactagaataggttattagtgaaataggttgtgaatggataaaattaaaaaataataaccctaaaaataaaattttaatgagggacaaaataataaaggggaggtggaggaagataGGTGTGGTGGAGAAGGGACCAACACCCTTTTCTGATTTATGCATTACTTGTAAATAGTGTATGCGTGATTAAGATGGACTATTGCTTCTTGCACTCACAATTACTAACTGCATCCCCACAATAATATGAAATGACTCAAACACCCTTTATCATTGTACCATACCATTACGATGAAACGAAAGGATCATTTTGGAAATTTGAGCGGGTGCACAAAGAAATTCTGGGGTGGAGGAAGTAAAAGAGCTATGATGAGATGCAAATTTTGTTATTGATGGGCCAATGAGGCATGGGACAGCCCGTTCGAATAGTGGGAAGTGGCCCGATCACTTCATGAACATTCTGTGACTGACTTGTGTTGTTTTTCGTACGGAGGGTGCGGGTTTCAATAGAGAAAGAACATAGAATACGATTTGCGATTCCTTCATCTCCCGTGTGATTCATTGATCTGATAATTGAGTTGTGTGATCGAATTTAGGGTTTGGGAGATGGCGTCGAGTGTTTTGAGGAACCTCATGAGATTTTCGTCATCGAGGAACACGAGCACGAGAAGTTTCAGCCTCGTAACCTCTCAAATCAGCAACCACACCGCCAAGTGGATGCAGGTACATCCATCACAACCAAATATCATTTTTGTGTCGTTGTAAACCACCTCGCGTTTATTGCTAGCATATCCCGAACAAAGTATCTTGTGTTTCATCAAACTAAGTTCTGGAATCAATTtaggtttattacttgtttttatttgttgcCTACTATTTATTGGATGCTAGTTACATAATTTATTCGGTAGAATTAGGCAGATGTCCACGGTCACCTTCATTTGCCAGGATTTGTGGTTTCCTTTCTACTTTCATTGTTGTTTTAGGTTTGCTCTGATATTTGCTGGTGTATGAAAAATTTGTGGATATGCGCAGCTTAGTTCCTTTTTGAAATAGCCTCTCTGTGCGGTATCAACGCCTATGTTACAACTTGATAGAATAGAATTAGAGAGGTAAGAAACATCAGGAATGGCTAGATCATGTGTGTACCTGGAGCGGGGATGTGATAAAGGATTGTAGTAAATGCTTTGGATGGAAAAATCTTCCGAGAGGCTTGCTAGGTAAATTGTGAAGAAGAAATCTGCATTTAGAGGGAAGAAAACTTGAGGCAGCAGAAAGTGGGAATTAACGTTTGAAGTAGCCTGAGGGAAGGGATCTACAGTGCCGACTGGGAATTACTGTTTAGGGAATGATTACTAACCCTTCAGATCTATCCCTAAGCGTTAGCATGTTGCAGTTTTGATGAATAAACAGAACCAAATTGAAAATATCATCGGGAAAAACAATTGGGTTCAGTACTTCAGCTAGAAGAGGAACGATTCCAGTTTATTTTGGTTTGGTTATCCATGTTTTGTTTGGTTCAACCTATTAAACTTGATACTATCACTCTTTAAAGAGTTGGCAATAGATTGAATGACAATTATAATGCAGCAAAACTGAataaaaattctgaaaataCACAGCCATTGCTTTATAACAATCACAATACGGTTTGATGGGTGCCTTGTAAGGCGAAATGAATAACTAGGAACGTAGGGTTGATTAGTAGAAATGGGTGGCAATGATGAGAATGCAGTACTACTCAAGAATACGATGATAATAAATGACAACCCCCAACTTGAttgaacaaaattcaaggaTCAGTTCACAATGGAAATTTTGAACAGTTCATCAGCAATATAGGCAACTTCTAATGATTGAACGATGGTGATAGTGTCAAACAATTTAACCACGTGACAATGGATTCAAACAGTTTAATGTGGCGGTGGTAGAGCTTTGAGGGTGAACAAACATGGAATGATTTACTACGACCCAGCTTTTATTCTGTGATATACTGGGTTGAGAAACTTTTAAGAATGAGATAAAGACAGGTGTTAAAAAATTGGATTCTACATCTCTGAAGATATCTCTGCCTGGTTGAAATTTGGTGTACGGTggataattaaattaaattgtttaattgctAACCAACTCAATTGAAATTGATTTGTtggatatttttttcaatatggACCAGTTTAACAATTTTGATTGCCTTAGTTTGTTTTGTGGTTCTATAATGCGAACACCAACATCTCTCAAGGTTTTTTAAGATTGCACAAAAATTCCtgtatttttaacatttacaaCAATCTCTTTTAAGGAGACAGGATAGAATGTTTTTCTAACGATTAAGGAGGACTAATATAATGTACAAGTGGtgtcagtataatatttttcaaacaattaaagGATTAATGCAGTGATAGAGAAAATTGGTAGGTTGTGCAATTCACAAAACGATGGGAAGTGTTAATGTTATTTACTCTGATCTAAAATAAAGAGGACAGTCGCTAACTGGCTACAGCCAGTTAATAGCAGTACCCCCTTTTCAGTGGCTCCAATTTCATGTATGTTTACTTTATCAGCAAACTTGTGGAATTCCTGCTTACAGAATTGTGCTTGGGAAGATGTGAAACTTAACGTTTATTACTACTGTTGTAATAGGATACAAGCAAGAAATCTCCGATGGAGCTTATTAATGAAGTTCCTCCAATTAAGGTTGAAGGCAGGATAGTTGCCTGTGAAGGAGGTATagctttttcttcaaaattctCTTTTTTTAGATCATGCACAAGATTTAGCGGAGATACAAACCTTATATAGTTTCTGGTCATACATTATTATAGAAGTATAACTAATTTGGGTATTGCTGTCGTGGTTTCAGATAGCAATCCTGCACTCGGACACCCGATTGAATTCATATGCCTTGACTTGCCCGAGCCAGCTATTTGCAAATATTGTGGCCTACGTTATGTTCAGGATCATCACCATTAAGATTGGTTTCTCCGTGTATTCTGGTGTGCATGTACGAAATTTCTGCCTGTTTTTGGTTACAATGCTTCTGACTAAATCATGGCGTAACAAATATACTTCTTTGTTACAATTTGCTAAATAAGATGCTCATGTACTATCTATTTTGTTGGGTTAACGTTGTTAAGTGCAGTAAGTAATTGTGACCCGAGGTACAGCTTCATTGAgcaatctattttattttaattcttaatttgcAAGCTCCTGAGCCCTGGTTACACTACCTTTTCACAAGCCAAGATAATGAATGTAAGAAGCAACATTGAATGGTGTAAGAAGCTAGATCATTAAAGTTGCCTTTGAGGTCCTAATAAAGAAGAGATTGTAAGAGATTTTGGTATTCCAAATTTAGACTCTAGTTCTCATAGTTTAACCTGTAAGAGATTTTGTCTGTTTTTATAACGATATTGTTTGTACTGGCCGGGCAGAAAAGAAACTGGTATATTGGTCAAATGACTGATTTAAATAAACTACATTAATGGTCTGAAGAAAAACTAGTCTAAAAGCATGAAAGCCGGTTAAAACTGGTTTAAATTGGgtcaatgaaaaataattatgtcattttaacccttttttcttaaaaaataaaagttaatctAAAACAttagttattttctttttatgtattattgaatttttatactgattttatcaatactaattttaattttgaaccatgttcagatttgaaaatttttggttGTCCAAATTCGACTTTTTATGTGTAACATCAAAAagcataatttaattatataaaaatcgCTTCAAagttctgaattttttttatttaaccggtttttatacttttttttttctttgcaacatctgatttatttttaataattaaagaattattaaaagtaataataaacatataattaagaGACAAAAACTATATGGAGTCAAATATGGGAAGGAAATAGTGTAGTTAAACTAAAAGGGTTGAGGAAAATGGGATGATTTTCAGTACATTGTTTGAAATGGTTATGAAGATTGTTTGAAAGAACCTTTCCAACATTGAAGGTGATATCAAACTCTGGATTAGTTGCTACATTTAGTGATGATGAATATTGAATAGTGATGATCAAACACTGCAAAATTCAAATTCCAAAACCTTGCCATCAATTAGGGAAATCAATAAATAGCCAGAGAAATTATGAAACAGACCAAAATGGTAAAAGTGTACACACAGTTTGTTGATATGTTCATGTATATCCACACCAATTGATACagaatgataaattaaaatttacccCAAAAACCAAAGTTTGAACAATGCTCTTTAGAAATAAGTAGAaggtaattatataaaatacgTGTATCAATGATTGTAAATGtgttattctattatttatttcgAAATACATCTAAACTATTGAAGAACGTTGATTCCTGTGCAATTCAATCGAAATGTTGCAAAAGATAAATTGAATAACTTTTTAATGTAATGCTCCAAGCATGTGTTACTCATTTTCTAAAAATCAAAGACTCTGGTTTTATTATATAGCAGCAGAAAAGAAACATTATGCATAATTTTCATTACACATTGACACAGTCACAGAAcagcaaaagaagaagaaattaaagaaGACAATGGCAAAAGAGTTGTTCTTAGTTCTGCTCAATAATGCAGTCCAGCTTTGCTCTCAGTTCTTTTCTTAATATCTTTCCCGTCTGAGACTTTGGAATTGCATCAACCAAATACACTTTGTGTATCCTCTTGTAAAACACTACCTGTTTACAACAACACAGCTTCTCATTTTCTAAAGAGaaattattatgatatatataaaccttttacatttattttacattattctttcttatttttttgtttttttttaaatataaaaatttatttttataattattttactctcatgtgaaataaatgtaaa
The Vigna angularis cultivar LongXiaoDou No.4 chromosome 5, ASM1680809v1, whole genome shotgun sequence genome window above contains:
- the LOC108338985 gene encoding NADH dehydrogenase [ubiquinone] iron-sulfur protein 6, mitochondrial yields the protein MASSVLRNLMRFSSSRNTSTRSFSLVTSQISNHTAKWMQDTSKKSPMELINEVPPIKVEGRIVACEGDSNPALGHPIEFICLDLPEPAICKYCGLRYVQDHHH
- the LOC108340173 gene encoding protein HIGH ARSENIC CONTENT 1, mitochondrial, which encodes MDAPKDHQNVVTIDVHAAKNLLNSSDYRYLDVRSVEEFNKSHAENAYNVPYMFITEAGRVKNPDFVEQVAAICENEDHLIVACNSGGRSLRASVDLLDSGFKHIVNMGGGYSAWVDAGFAGDKPPEELKTSCKIRR